The following are from one region of the Petrotoga mobilis SJ95 genome:
- a CDS encoding aminotransferase-like domain-containing protein translates to MENIYANRMKNVPRSFIREILKVVDDPEIISFAGGLPNADLFPVEEIKNAAVSQFDNHGKEILQYSTTEGYPPLREFIANRYHEKKGLNITKDDVLITHGSQQALDLLGKLFLNEDDFIAIEEPGYLGAIQALAVYTKNFKTVKLSQEGLDLEELEDVLEEFSPKLLYTVPNFQNPSGITYTNKNREKIADLLKKHNIYLIEDDPYGELRFEGEDSVSFKKLIPEQTILLGSFSKIVAPGFRLGWVVAPKDVLENLVTAKQGADLHSNYVGQRILYQFLKENDLDKHIMNIKMRYGTQKNAMIKSIKKYFPKNVEYTDPQGGMFLWITLPNNISALKLFEKAIEKKVAFVPGDPFYIDKNNVNTLRLNYSCANEKSIEEGIKRLTSAIHELVI, encoded by the coding sequence ATGGAAAATATATACGCTAATCGTATGAAAAACGTTCCACGTTCTTTTATAAGAGAGATACTTAAAGTAGTTGATGACCCCGAAATAATTTCATTTGCGGGCGGTTTACCAAACGCTGATTTATTTCCCGTGGAAGAAATAAAAAATGCCGCTGTTTCTCAGTTTGATAATCACGGTAAAGAGATACTTCAATACAGTACCACAGAAGGATATCCACCCTTAAGAGAATTTATCGCCAATAGGTACCACGAAAAGAAAGGTTTAAACATAACAAAAGATGATGTTTTAATAACTCATGGTTCTCAACAAGCCCTCGACTTACTCGGAAAACTTTTTTTAAATGAAGATGATTTCATTGCAATTGAAGAACCTGGATACTTGGGAGCCATACAAGCATTAGCAGTATACACAAAAAACTTTAAAACCGTAAAACTATCCCAAGAGGGTCTTGATTTAGAAGAATTAGAAGATGTTTTAGAAGAATTTTCACCAAAATTACTTTACACCGTCCCAAATTTTCAAAATCCTTCGGGAATTACATATACAAATAAAAACAGAGAAAAGATAGCTGACTTGTTGAAAAAGCACAATATTTACCTAATAGAGGATGACCCATATGGAGAGTTAAGATTTGAAGGGGAAGATAGTGTTTCATTCAAAAAATTGATTCCTGAACAAACGATACTTTTAGGATCTTTCTCAAAAATTGTTGCCCCAGGATTTAGGCTGGGTTGGGTAGTTGCTCCCAAAGATGTACTGGAAAATCTTGTGACTGCTAAGCAAGGGGCTGATCTACATTCTAATTATGTAGGGCAAAGAATACTATACCAGTTCTTGAAAGAGAACGACCTAGACAAACATATAATGAACATAAAAATGAGGTATGGTACCCAAAAAAATGCCATGATAAAAAGTATCAAAAAATATTTCCCCAAAAACGTAGAGTATACAGATCCACAAGGTGGAATGTTTCTATGGATAACTTTACCAAACAATATTTCCGCTCTGAAGTTATTTGAGAAGGCTATAGAAAAAAAGGTAGCCTTCGTTCCTGGAGACCCTTTTTATATCGATAAGAACAATGTAAACACATTGAGGCTAAATTATTCCTGTGCAAATGAAAAGAGCATCGAAGAGGGTATAAAAAGGTTAACCTCTGCAATACACGAATTAGTTATTTAA
- the cimA gene encoding citramalate synthase, whose translation MKEPKLFDTTLRDGTQGENVSLTVEDKLKIAKKLDEYGIDYIEGGWPGSNPKDEEFFKKVQSMSFKNSEIVAFSSTKRYGIKAEDDPNILKLVSSGAKIVTIFAKSWDFHVSQALGISLDDNLKLIEDTITFLKRKGIEVFFDAEHFFDGFYHNQQYAIKTLEVAQNSGASIAVLCDTNGGQTPSKIKEAIEEVKARIKIPLGIHAHNDSGLAVANSLTALQEGVEQIQGTVGGLGERCGNADLCIIIPNLKFKYGSRLPKINVEKTTSLYNYVFEVANLTPDNRIPYVGRSAFTHKGGVHVSAILKNPLTYEHISPEWVGNTRRILVSELSGKSNLKSKLEELGFDITQFSEEQFKKLTLKIKEYEHDGYQFEGADASLKLLVLREFFDYTPNFQVENFNILHYNFGEGTGTEAIVKLKINDETVHAVAEGDGPVNALDMALRKALEDFFPSLKSMKLIDYKVRVLDSASGTAAKVRVLIETSDTDKTWTTVGVSTNIIQASWKALLDSVEYGLFVDNLFPVKEN comes from the coding sequence TTGAAAGAACCTAAATTGTTTGATACCACTTTAAGAGATGGAACCCAAGGAGAGAATGTTTCTCTAACTGTGGAAGATAAATTAAAGATAGCCAAAAAATTAGATGAATATGGAATAGACTACATTGAAGGTGGTTGGCCGGGATCCAATCCTAAAGATGAAGAGTTTTTTAAAAAGGTTCAAAGTATGTCATTCAAAAACAGTGAGATAGTCGCATTTAGCTCTACAAAAAGATACGGAATAAAAGCAGAAGATGATCCAAATATTTTAAAATTAGTTTCTTCTGGGGCAAAAATCGTTACTATATTTGCAAAAAGTTGGGACTTCCATGTATCTCAAGCCTTGGGCATTTCTCTTGATGATAACCTAAAACTTATAGAAGATACGATAACCTTCTTAAAAAGAAAAGGTATAGAAGTATTTTTTGATGCCGAACACTTTTTTGATGGTTTTTACCATAATCAACAATATGCCATTAAAACATTGGAAGTTGCACAAAACTCTGGCGCTTCGATCGCTGTTTTATGTGACACAAACGGAGGACAAACCCCTTCAAAGATCAAAGAGGCAATAGAAGAGGTAAAAGCGAGAATAAAAATACCTTTGGGCATTCATGCTCACAACGATTCTGGCCTAGCTGTGGCGAATTCTCTTACAGCCTTACAAGAAGGAGTTGAACAAATACAAGGAACGGTTGGAGGCTTAGGGGAAAGATGTGGTAATGCAGACCTCTGTATTATAATACCTAACTTGAAGTTTAAATACGGATCTAGATTACCGAAAATAAATGTAGAAAAAACGACTTCACTTTATAATTACGTATTTGAAGTTGCTAACTTAACTCCTGACAACAGGATCCCTTACGTGGGAAGAAGTGCCTTCACACATAAAGGTGGTGTCCATGTTAGCGCCATTCTTAAAAATCCACTCACTTATGAACACATATCTCCGGAATGGGTTGGGAACACTAGAAGAATATTAGTTTCTGAGTTATCAGGAAAAAGCAATTTGAAATCAAAGTTGGAAGAATTGGGCTTTGATATTACACAATTTTCTGAAGAACAGTTCAAAAAGTTAACATTGAAGATCAAGGAATATGAGCATGATGGATATCAATTTGAAGGTGCAGATGCTTCTTTGAAACTCCTAGTATTAAGAGAATTTTTTGATTACACCCCGAATTTTCAAGTGGAAAATTTCAACATTCTTCATTACAATTTTGGTGAAGGTACGGGAACCGAAGCTATTGTCAAATTAAAAATAAACGATGAAACCGTCCATGCCGTTGCTGAAGGCGATGGACCTGTGAATGCTTTAGATATGGCGTTGCGAAAGGCTTTAGAAGACTTTTTCCCATCCCTGAAAAGCATGAAATTGATCGACTACAAAGTAAGGGTGCTGGACAGTGCTTCTGGAACCGCTGCAAAAGTACGGGTCTTAATAGAAACTTCAGACACTGATAAAACTTGGACTACTGTGGGTGTTTCAACTAACATAATTCAAGCCAGTTGGAAAGCCTTGTTAGACAGTGTGGAATATGGATTGTTTGTAGATAATTTGTTCCCCGTAAAAGAAAACTAA
- a CDS encoding 3-isopropylmalate dehydrogenase translates to MPSIAVLPGDGIGKEVINEGLKILNFMGEKYNLNLKFEEFEVGAERYLKSGELIPDFLLKRLETFDAIYLGAVGDPRVPAGILEHGILLKLRFHFDQYVNLRPIKLLNDRFSPLKKKGVNEINFTVIRENTEGLYAGIGGILKKDTQDEVAIQEMISTRKGVERIIRYAFEFAKNNKGKLTLCDKSNVLTYSHGLWLRVFEELKKEYPDVQTDHYYVDAITMKMVRNPEIFDVIVTCNMFGDIITDLGAEIQGGMGLAASGNINPNSVSMFEPVHGSAPDIAGKGIANPIAAILAAAMILEYFGRKDLAEKVEGAIKTSIDENLLSQDMGGNLSTSEVGDEIVKILKRG, encoded by the coding sequence ATGCCGTCGATAGCTGTTCTACCAGGGGATGGAATTGGGAAGGAAGTAATCAACGAAGGTCTTAAAATATTAAATTTTATGGGAGAAAAGTATAATTTGAATCTCAAATTTGAAGAGTTCGAGGTTGGAGCCGAACGGTATCTAAAATCTGGAGAATTAATCCCAGACTTTCTATTGAAACGATTAGAAACCTTCGATGCCATATATTTGGGTGCAGTAGGGGATCCAAGAGTACCAGCAGGGATCTTGGAGCATGGGATACTATTAAAATTACGATTTCATTTTGATCAATACGTCAATTTAAGACCAATAAAGCTACTAAACGACAGGTTTTCGCCTTTGAAAAAGAAAGGCGTTAATGAGATCAATTTTACAGTAATAAGAGAAAATACAGAAGGACTTTACGCGGGTATTGGTGGAATTTTAAAAAAAGATACTCAAGACGAAGTAGCGATACAAGAGATGATTTCAACTAGAAAAGGTGTAGAGCGTATCATCCGTTACGCTTTTGAGTTTGCAAAAAACAACAAAGGGAAACTAACACTCTGCGATAAAAGTAATGTACTTACTTATTCTCATGGCTTATGGTTGAGGGTATTTGAAGAGTTAAAGAAGGAATACCCAGACGTTCAGACTGATCATTACTACGTAGATGCTATAACTATGAAAATGGTACGAAATCCAGAAATTTTTGATGTGATAGTAACCTGTAACATGTTTGGGGACATCATCACAGATTTAGGAGCAGAAATCCAGGGGGGAATGGGATTAGCTGCCTCAGGAAATATTAATCCCAACAGTGTTTCCATGTTTGAACCTGTTCATGGTTCAGCTCCCGATATTGCTGGTAAAGGTATTGCAAATCCCATAGCTGCTATTTTAGCTGCAGCAATGATTTTAGAATATTTTGGAAGAAAAGACTTAGCTGAAAAAGTTGAAGGTGCGATTAAAACATCGATCGATGAAAACTTACTTTCTCAAGACATGGGGGGAAATTTAAGCACCAGTGAAGTAGGAGACGAAATTGTCAAAATTTTAAAAAGAGGGTGA
- the leuD gene encoding 3-isopropylmalate dehydratase small subunit, which yields MKFRGRVFKYGDNVDTDVIIPARYLNNPEPEILAQHCMEDIDKDFVKKVQKGDIIVAGRNFGSGSSREHAPLSIKAAGVSCVIAESFARIFYRNAINIGLPILISKEASHNIQDGSEIEVDLDNGIIKDLKNKKEYYSEKYPKFLQEIISSGGLIEKIKKEVAQ from the coding sequence GTGAAATTCAGAGGGAGAGTTTTCAAATACGGTGACAACGTTGATACCGATGTTATTATACCAGCTAGATATCTAAACAACCCTGAACCAGAGATATTGGCACAACATTGTATGGAAGATATAGATAAAGATTTCGTAAAAAAAGTTCAAAAAGGAGACATTATAGTAGCCGGAAGGAATTTCGGTTCTGGAAGTTCTCGTGAACATGCTCCATTATCGATTAAGGCGGCAGGTGTTTCTTGTGTCATAGCAGAAAGTTTTGCAAGGATTTTTTATCGAAACGCCATCAATATTGGATTACCTATACTTATTTCTAAAGAGGCTTCTCATAATATCCAAGATGGTTCGGAAATAGAGGTAGACTTAGACAATGGAATCATCAAAGATCTAAAAAACAAGAAAGAATACTATTCAGAGAAATATCCTAAATTTCTTCAAGAAATAATATCTTCCGGGGGATTGATAGAGAAGATCAAAAAGGAGGTCGCTCAATAG
- the leuC gene encoding 3-isopropylmalate dehydratase large subunit, producing the protein MTIVEKILASHSNKSEVKPGEIVNARVDLVLGNDVTTPVAIKEFRKIGLSKVFDNERIAIVPDHFTPNKDIKSAQNALLIRNFAKEMNILNYFEIGKMGIEHCLIPEKGLALPGEIVVGADSHTCTYGALNCLGTGVGSTDMAAAMATGYLWFRVPESIKIVYKGKLNPWVSGKDLILYTIGDIGVDGALYKSIEFTGETIEDLSMDSRMTMANMAIEAGAKCGLFEYDEKTKEYLKERAVRDYTPVSSDPDASYEEVIEYDVSNIEPQVAFPHLPENTKPVTEAKRIKIDQSVIGSCTNGRIEDLRIAAHVLKGHKVNSDVRCIIFPGTQDIYMQALKEGLIEIFIEAGAAVSTPTCGPCLGGHMGVLAKGEKAISTTNRNFVGRMGHPESEVYLSNPAVAAASAITGYITHPEEVIR; encoded by the coding sequence ATGACAATTGTAGAGAAGATCCTTGCATCTCATTCAAATAAAAGTGAAGTTAAACCCGGAGAGATTGTTAATGCGAGAGTGGATCTTGTACTTGGGAACGATGTAACAACTCCTGTTGCCATCAAAGAATTTAGAAAAATAGGATTATCCAAAGTATTTGATAATGAAAGAATTGCAATAGTTCCAGACCACTTTACCCCAAACAAAGATATAAAATCCGCGCAAAATGCTCTACTTATAAGAAATTTTGCAAAAGAGATGAATATTCTTAATTATTTTGAGATAGGTAAAATGGGAATAGAACACTGTCTAATACCTGAAAAAGGACTAGCCTTACCAGGTGAAATCGTTGTAGGAGCAGATTCCCATACGTGTACCTATGGTGCTCTTAACTGTTTAGGTACAGGTGTTGGAAGCACCGATATGGCTGCGGCAATGGCTACCGGTTACTTATGGTTCCGAGTCCCAGAAAGTATAAAAATCGTATACAAAGGAAAGTTAAACCCATGGGTAAGTGGAAAGGATTTGATACTTTACACGATAGGAGATATAGGAGTGGATGGAGCCCTGTATAAATCTATTGAGTTTACTGGAGAAACGATCGAAGACCTTTCTATGGATTCGAGAATGACTATGGCGAACATGGCGATAGAAGCAGGGGCTAAATGTGGATTATTTGAATACGATGAAAAAACCAAAGAGTACTTAAAAGAAAGGGCAGTAAGAGATTATACACCGGTAAGTAGCGATCCCGATGCTTCATATGAAGAAGTTATCGAATATGATGTATCAAATATTGAACCACAGGTGGCTTTCCCACATTTGCCAGAAAACACCAAACCTGTTACTGAAGCAAAGAGGATAAAAATTGATCAATCGGTAATTGGTTCTTGCACCAATGGAAGAATAGAAGACTTAAGAATCGCTGCTCACGTACTTAAGGGACACAAAGTTAACTCTGATGTAAGATGCATTATTTTTCCTGGCACCCAAGATATATACATGCAGGCACTAAAAGAAGGTTTAATTGAAATATTCATCGAAGCGGGAGCCGCCGTAAGTACACCAACGTGCGGACCTTGCCTAGGTGGACACATGGGAGTTTTGGCAAAAGGTGAGAAGGCGATATCTACAACTAACAGGAATTTTGTTGGAAGGATGGGTCATCCAGAAAGTGAAGTTTATTTATCCAATCCTGCGGTGGCGGCAGCTTCTGCTATTACTGGATACATCACTCATCCTGAGGAGGTTATAAGGTGA
- a CDS encoding 2-isopropylmalate synthase, with the protein MRKIKIFDTTLRDGEQSPGVSLTMEEKLAIAEQLSLLKVDVIEAGFPISSSSDFESVKNIAQKIRDVEIAALARANYKDIDCAWEALQEAEQPRIHVFIATSPIHMKYKLQMNEDQVLERAVEAVKYAAKYTNNVEFSAEDASRSELEFLYKLFEKVIEAGAWVINVPDTVGYAIPQEFGEFIKKIKENTRNLDKIELSVHCHNDLGMATANTLVALKEGADQAEVAVNGIGERAGNAALEEVLMALVTRKDYFEDLVVTQDTTKILKLSNMVSQFTGMVVQPNKAIVGKNAFAHESGIHQDGVIKERTTYEIMKAESIGLNSNKLILGKHSGRHALKEFLTSSGYTVNEETFEKLFIKFKDLASKKKNLNPLDVEALINDELYKTEDYFKLKYLSVTTGNTTLPTATIKIARGEDLIEKAACSGDGPIDAIFKAINEIAEEENITLISYKIEGVTEGTDALGETTVKLKIGEDVYVGHSVETDITQASTLAYLNALNKYMTKKLQTTKK; encoded by the coding sequence TTGAGAAAAATAAAAATTTTTGATACTACGTTGAGGGATGGTGAACAATCTCCAGGAGTAAGTTTGACAATGGAGGAGAAGTTGGCAATAGCCGAACAGCTTTCCTTGTTAAAAGTTGATGTAATAGAGGCTGGTTTTCCTATTTCTTCAAGTAGTGATTTTGAAAGTGTGAAAAACATCGCCCAAAAAATCAGAGATGTTGAGATTGCCGCTTTAGCAAGGGCGAATTACAAAGATATCGATTGTGCTTGGGAAGCACTTCAGGAAGCAGAACAACCAAGAATTCATGTGTTCATTGCCACTTCTCCTATTCACATGAAATATAAGCTGCAAATGAATGAAGATCAAGTTTTGGAAAGAGCAGTTGAGGCCGTGAAGTATGCAGCAAAGTATACTAATAACGTTGAATTTTCAGCAGAAGATGCTTCAAGAAGCGAGTTAGAGTTTTTGTACAAACTCTTTGAAAAAGTCATCGAAGCTGGTGCATGGGTAATTAACGTGCCTGATACGGTGGGATATGCAATTCCTCAAGAATTTGGTGAATTTATTAAAAAGATAAAAGAAAACACAAGGAACTTAGACAAGATTGAATTAAGTGTACATTGCCATAACGATTTAGGGATGGCAACTGCTAACACACTCGTTGCTCTGAAAGAGGGTGCCGATCAGGCAGAGGTTGCAGTCAATGGAATAGGAGAAAGGGCAGGCAACGCTGCCTTAGAAGAAGTTTTAATGGCGTTAGTTACCAGAAAAGATTATTTTGAAGATTTAGTCGTAACCCAGGATACAACTAAGATTTTAAAATTAAGCAACATGGTTTCACAATTTACTGGAATGGTTGTTCAACCTAATAAAGCAATAGTAGGTAAAAATGCCTTTGCACATGAATCTGGTATTCATCAAGATGGTGTTATCAAAGAGAGAACTACTTACGAAATAATGAAAGCAGAAAGTATAGGGTTGAATTCAAATAAACTAATTTTAGGGAAGCATTCGGGAAGACATGCCTTAAAGGAGTTCTTAACATCATCTGGTTACACCGTGAATGAAGAAACCTTTGAAAAGTTATTCATTAAATTCAAAGATCTAGCCAGTAAAAAAAAGAATTTAAATCCGCTTGATGTTGAAGCATTGATAAACGACGAACTATATAAAACCGAGGATTATTTCAAACTCAAATATTTATCCGTTACTACTGGAAACACTACACTACCGACAGCGACTATAAAGATAGCAAGAGGAGAAGATTTGATAGAAAAAGCAGCTTGCAGTGGAGACGGGCCAATAGATGCAATATTTAAAGCCATAAACGAAATCGCTGAAGAAGAAAATATCACTTTGATTTCGTATAAGATTGAAGGGGTTACAGAGGGGACCGATGCCTTAGGAGAAACAACCGTTAAACTCAAAATTGGAGAAGATGTGTACGTTGGGCATTCTGTTGAAACAGATATTACCCAAGCGAGTACTTTGGCTTATCTAAATGCCTTGAATAAATATATGACTAAGAAACTCCAAACTACAAAAAAATAA
- the ilvC gene encoding ketol-acid reductoisomerase, whose protein sequence is MVETFYEKDADLGLLKEKTIAVLGYGSQGHAQAQNLKDSGLKVIIGLKKDSKSKETAQRDGFEVYETSEAVKKGDIIQVLIPDEVQSEVYKKDIEPNLDEGNALGFSHGFNIHFGQIVPPKNVDVFMVAPKSPGHLVRRMYLEGKGVPGLLAVHQDFSGKAKELGLSYAKGIGCTRAGVIKTTFKEETETDLFGEQAVLCGGTTSLIKAGFETLVEAGYQPEIAYFECLNELKLIVDLLYEGGLKKMRYSISDTAQYGDITIGPKIIDDRVKETMKDVLANIQNGNFAKDWILENKANRPVFNALTEKDNNSLLEQVGEKLRAMMPWIES, encoded by the coding sequence ATGGTGGAAACATTTTATGAAAAAGATGCCGACTTAGGTTTATTGAAGGAAAAAACTATTGCGGTTTTAGGTTACGGAAGTCAAGGTCACGCTCAGGCACAAAATCTTAAAGATAGCGGATTAAAAGTAATTATAGGTCTGAAGAAAGATAGTAAAAGCAAAGAAACTGCTCAAAGAGATGGTTTTGAAGTCTATGAAACATCTGAAGCGGTTAAAAAAGGAGATATTATTCAAGTATTAATCCCTGATGAAGTTCAAAGTGAGGTGTACAAAAAAGACATAGAACCCAACTTAGACGAGGGTAATGCACTTGGGTTTTCTCATGGTTTTAATATCCATTTTGGACAAATTGTGCCTCCAAAAAACGTAGATGTATTCATGGTTGCTCCCAAAAGTCCTGGTCATTTAGTCAGAAGAATGTATTTAGAAGGCAAAGGGGTTCCAGGATTATTAGCTGTTCACCAAGATTTTTCCGGAAAAGCAAAAGAGTTGGGTTTATCTTACGCCAAAGGAATAGGTTGTACACGAGCAGGTGTTATCAAAACAACTTTTAAAGAGGAAACAGAAACGGATCTATTTGGAGAACAAGCGGTCTTATGTGGTGGAACTACATCACTTATCAAGGCAGGTTTTGAAACACTCGTTGAAGCGGGGTATCAACCAGAAATAGCCTATTTTGAATGTTTGAACGAACTAAAATTAATCGTTGATCTCTTGTATGAAGGCGGATTAAAAAAGATGAGATACTCCATAAGTGACACTGCACAATACGGAGATATTACCATCGGTCCCAAAATTATCGATGATAGGGTTAAAGAAACCATGAAAGATGTACTTGCAAACATACAGAATGGGAATTTTGCAAAGGACTGGATATTAGAAAACAAAGCCAATAGGCCTGTTTTCAACGCTTTAACTGAAAAAGATAATAATTCTTTGTTAGAACAAGTGGGAGAGAAGTTGAGAGCGATGATGCCTTGGATAGAAAGCTAA
- the ilvN gene encoding acetolactate synthase small subunit → MRHILSVTVNNQPSVLARISGLFSRRNFNILSLNVGETELPEYSRMTIVVEGNTDTLEQVKKQLYKLIDVIKITELNQSNMIERDMAIIKVNCGKNQRSQVIQVVDVFRGKVVDFSLDTITVEITGDENKINAFIEIMKDFGIKEVVRTGIVAIDREMNNNALTNS, encoded by the coding sequence ATGAGACACATCTTATCAGTAACGGTGAATAATCAACCCTCAGTTTTGGCAAGAATATCTGGTCTATTCAGTAGGAGAAATTTTAACATACTGAGTTTAAATGTAGGGGAAACAGAATTACCTGAGTATTCAAGAATGACCATAGTTGTCGAAGGAAACACAGACACACTCGAACAAGTGAAAAAACAGCTTTACAAGCTCATAGATGTTATAAAGATCACTGAATTGAATCAAAGCAATATGATAGAGAGGGATATGGCGATAATTAAGGTAAATTGTGGAAAAAATCAAAGAAGCCAAGTTATTCAGGTGGTCGACGTTTTTAGGGGTAAGGTTGTCGATTTTTCCCTTGACACAATAACAGTTGAAATTACGGGGGATGAAAATAAAATAAATGCCTTTATCGAAATAATGAAGGATTTTGGCATTAAAGAAGTCGTGAGAACAGGGATCGTAGCTATAGATAGAGAAATGAACAACAACGCTTTGACAAATTCATAA
- the ilvB gene encoding biosynthetic-type acetolactate synthase large subunit — protein sequence MPILSGARIFVESLLREKVEVVFGYPGGKVIPLYDELYDAPIKHILVRHEQGAAHAADGYARSTGKVGVCIATSGPGATNLVTGLATAYMDSVPVVAFTGQAPTSLIGTDSFQEIDIRGITLPVTKHNYMVTNVKDLAKTIKEAFYIARTGRPGPVLIDLPVDVLKSHADFMYPESVHLPGYQPTYEGNYMQIKLAAETINTSQRPVIFAGGGVINSNASEELTNMAIKGRIPVVTSLMGLGVFPEDHELSLKMLGMHGTMYANYAISEADLIIGVGVRFDDRVTGKLETFAPHAKIIHIDIDPAEINKNVKVDIPIVGNAKNVLDKLIPLIKTIERKEWLEQIKEWKRRFPLNYEYDDNSIKPQYLIEKLDELTDENTVIVTEVGQNQMWAAQYFRFSKPRSFITSGGLGTMGYGLPASVGVQVGNPNKTVINISGDGSFQMNLQELATISSNRLPVKIIILNNGTLGMVRQWQELFFDERYSVTILENPDFVKLAQAYGIKSLRIDQTNDVEMALKEALNYDGPVLLDVIIPQDENVFPMVPEGASINEMLELKKKKREKEKQGEVA from the coding sequence ATGCCGATTCTTTCCGGGGCAAGAATATTCGTTGAATCACTTTTGAGGGAAAAGGTTGAAGTTGTATTTGGATATCCAGGAGGGAAGGTTATTCCCCTTTATGATGAACTGTACGACGCACCTATAAAACATATATTAGTTCGTCATGAACAAGGGGCAGCACATGCTGCAGATGGTTATGCAAGGAGTACAGGGAAGGTTGGGGTGTGTATAGCCACTTCTGGGCCTGGAGCTACGAACCTAGTTACAGGGTTAGCAACAGCATACATGGATTCCGTACCAGTTGTAGCTTTTACGGGTCAAGCTCCAACGAGCCTAATAGGTACAGACTCATTCCAAGAAATAGATATAAGAGGAATAACCTTGCCTGTAACTAAGCACAATTACATGGTAACAAATGTGAAGGATTTAGCCAAGACAATAAAAGAAGCTTTTTACATAGCAAGAACCGGCAGACCAGGTCCCGTTTTAATTGATTTACCGGTGGATGTTCTTAAATCGCATGCTGATTTCATGTATCCTGAAAGTGTTCATCTCCCAGGATATCAACCAACATACGAAGGAAACTATATGCAAATAAAATTGGCAGCCGAGACAATTAACACTTCGCAAAGGCCCGTCATCTTTGCCGGTGGAGGCGTTATAAATTCTAATGCCTCAGAAGAACTAACAAATATGGCAATAAAGGGAAGAATACCAGTAGTTACGTCTCTCATGGGGCTTGGTGTTTTTCCAGAAGATCATGAGCTTTCTTTAAAGATGTTAGGTATGCACGGTACAATGTATGCCAACTACGCTATTTCTGAAGCGGATTTGATAATAGGAGTTGGAGTACGTTTTGATGACAGGGTAACGGGGAAGTTAGAGACATTTGCTCCACATGCAAAGATCATCCATATAGATATCGATCCAGCAGAAATAAATAAAAATGTCAAAGTTGATATTCCGATTGTTGGTAATGCGAAAAACGTTTTAGATAAATTAATTCCACTAATAAAGACGATCGAAAGAAAAGAATGGCTTGAACAAATAAAAGAATGGAAAAGACGATTTCCACTTAACTACGAATACGATGATAACAGTATTAAACCACAATACTTGATTGAAAAATTGGATGAGTTAACTGATGAAAATACGGTAATAGTAACAGAAGTTGGCCAAAATCAAATGTGGGCAGCCCAATACTTTCGTTTTTCGAAACCTAGGTCATTTATAACCTCTGGAGGTCTTGGAACTATGGGATACGGTTTACCCGCCAGTGTAGGTGTTCAGGTAGGAAATCCCAATAAAACGGTTATCAACATATCTGGTGACGGAAGTTTTCAAATGAATCTCCAGGAGTTGGCTACAATAAGTTCTAACAGGCTCCCCGTGAAAATAATTATTTTAAACAATGGAACGTTAGGGATGGTAAGACAGTGGCAAGAGTTATTTTTTGATGAAAGATATTCTGTCACTATACTTGAAAATCCTGATTTTGTTAAATTGGCTCAGGCTTATGGAATAAAATCGTTAAGAATCGATCAAACAAACGATGTAGAGATGGCTTTGAAAGAGGCTCTTAATTACGATGGCCCAGTTTTACTTGACGTCATTATTCCTCAAGATGAGAACGTATTTCCAATGGTTCCAGAAGGGGCATCGATCAATGAGATGTTGGAACTAAAAAAGAAAAAGAGAGAAAAGGAAAAACAGGGGGAGGTTGCATGA